In a genomic window of Actinomycetes bacterium:
- a CDS encoding Type 1 glutamine amidotransferase-like domain-containing protein, whose amino-acid sequence MAGPIALVGSGEYLPVMLEVERALLGGRPPVYVQIPTAAAPEGQATLDRWIGLGRAQAQRLGVRAVPVVARDRAEADDPELASAVAGAGLVYLSGGNPGFLADALRGTRLWAAVEQAWRDGAALAGCSAGAMALTSWVPDFWHPGGSDREGLGVVPQLRVIPHFDRFLGRMPDLLTRPFLRHSDGSTLLGIDEDTALVGGPEEFEVQGRQSVWVLGEGSRRELPVGSRVSFPLDATARG is encoded by the coding sequence GTGGCCGGTCCGATCGCGCTGGTGGGCTCCGGGGAGTACCTCCCGGTCATGCTCGAGGTGGAGCGTGCGCTGCTGGGGGGCCGACCCCCCGTCTACGTGCAGATCCCCACGGCGGCCGCACCCGAGGGCCAGGCGACGCTCGACCGGTGGATCGGGCTGGGCCGGGCCCAGGCCCAGCGGCTGGGTGTGCGCGCTGTCCCTGTGGTGGCGCGCGACCGCGCTGAGGCCGACGACCCCGAGCTGGCCTCGGCCGTGGCCGGCGCCGGTCTGGTCTACCTCTCCGGCGGCAACCCGGGGTTCCTCGCCGACGCGCTGCGCGGCACCCGGCTGTGGGCAGCCGTCGAGCAGGCCTGGCGCGACGGCGCGGCGCTCGCCGGCTGCAGCGCCGGGGCGATGGCGCTGACCTCCTGGGTGCCGGACTTTTGGCACCCAGGAGGCTCCGACCGCGAGGGGCTGGGGGTGGTCCCCCAGCTGCGGGTGATCCCGCACTTCGACCGGTTCCTGGGCCGGATGCCGGACCTGCTCACCCGGCCGTTCCTTCGACACTCGGACGGGTCGACCCTGCTCGGCATCGACGAGGACACCGCGCTGGTCGGCGGCCCCGAGGAGTTCGAGGTCCAGGGCCGGCAGTCGGTGTGGGTGCTGGGCGAGGGCAGCCGCCGCGAGCTGCCGGTGGGCAGCCGGGTCAGCTTCCCACTCGACGCCACGGCCCGGGGATGA
- a CDS encoding propionyl-CoA synthetase, with product MRADAGDAMGRYLEAYERSMHDPAGFWREAAAGVEWDVEPTTVLDDSRPPFYRWFAGGRLNTCFNAVDRHVRDGRADQAALIYDSPVTGQQRTYTYAQLLDEVSRFAGVLRGLGVGVGDRVVIYLPMVPEAVIAMLACARLGAVHSVVFGGFAPHELAVRIDDAQPTVVVSASCGIEGSKVIEYKPLLDAALALATHQPSRCVILQRPQALAVTGERDVDWAEAMASAQPAECVTVDATDPLYILYTSGTTGKPKGVVRDNGGHAVALVWSMGNVYGIEPGDVWWAASDVGWVVGHSYIVYAPLLAGATSVLYEGKPVGTPDAGAFWRVIADHGVKALFTAPTAIRAIKRDDPEGKLLSGHDISGFRTLFLAGERLDPDTYHWASDMLRVPVIDNWWQTETGWPIAANLRGLEPMPIKPGSPSVPVPGYAVEVVDAGGNPAAPGVEGAIVIRLPLPPGTLPTLWGDDERYVAGYLSAFPGAYLTGDGGFVDTDGYLFVMGRTDDVINVAGHRLSTGAMEAVLAGHPAVAECAVIGVHDELKGQVPRGFVVLKAGVVVDHERLRAELVQSVRDQIGAVAALREIDVVAALPKTRSGKILRKAMRGIADGHEEPVPSTIEDPAVLDALRDVLSR from the coding sequence CTGCGAGCGGATGCAGGAGACGCCATGGGCCGCTACCTCGAGGCGTACGAGCGGAGCATGCACGACCCGGCCGGCTTCTGGCGCGAGGCGGCCGCCGGGGTCGAGTGGGACGTCGAGCCGACCACAGTGCTGGACGACAGCCGGCCACCGTTCTACCGGTGGTTCGCCGGGGGCCGACTGAACACCTGCTTCAACGCCGTCGACCGCCATGTCCGCGACGGCCGCGCCGACCAGGCCGCGCTGATCTACGACAGCCCGGTCACCGGTCAGCAGCGGACCTACACGTACGCGCAGCTGCTGGACGAGGTGTCCCGGTTCGCCGGGGTGCTGCGCGGGCTGGGCGTCGGTGTCGGGGACCGGGTGGTGATCTACCTGCCGATGGTGCCGGAGGCCGTCATCGCGATGCTGGCCTGCGCCCGGCTGGGCGCCGTCCACTCGGTGGTCTTCGGCGGGTTCGCGCCGCACGAGCTGGCCGTGCGCATCGACGACGCGCAGCCCACCGTGGTCGTGTCGGCGTCCTGCGGCATCGAGGGCAGCAAGGTCATCGAGTACAAGCCGCTGCTGGACGCCGCCCTGGCGCTGGCCACCCACCAGCCGTCTCGCTGCGTGATCCTGCAGCGGCCGCAGGCGCTGGCCGTGACGGGTGAGCGGGACGTCGACTGGGCCGAGGCGATGGCGTCCGCTCAGCCCGCCGAGTGCGTGACGGTCGACGCGACAGACCCGCTCTACATCCTGTACACGTCGGGCACGACCGGGAAGCCCAAGGGGGTGGTTCGCGACAACGGCGGCCACGCGGTCGCCCTCGTGTGGTCGATGGGCAACGTCTACGGCATCGAGCCGGGCGACGTGTGGTGGGCCGCGTCGGACGTGGGCTGGGTCGTCGGCCACTCCTACATCGTCTACGCACCGCTGCTCGCCGGCGCCACCAGCGTGCTCTACGAGGGCAAGCCGGTCGGTACGCCCGACGCGGGCGCCTTCTGGAGGGTCATCGCCGACCACGGTGTGAAGGCGCTGTTCACCGCCCCCACGGCGATCCGGGCCATCAAGCGGGACGACCCTGAGGGCAAGCTGCTGAGCGGCCATGACATCTCCGGGTTCCGGACCCTGTTCCTGGCCGGGGAGCGGCTGGACCCGGACACCTACCACTGGGCCAGCGACATGCTGCGGGTGCCGGTCATCGACAACTGGTGGCAGACCGAGACCGGGTGGCCGATCGCGGCGAACCTGCGCGGCCTGGAGCCGATGCCGATCAAGCCCGGGTCGCCGTCCGTCCCCGTGCCCGGCTACGCGGTGGAGGTCGTCGACGCGGGCGGCAACCCGGCCGCCCCGGGGGTGGAGGGCGCCATCGTGATCCGGCTGCCGCTGCCGCCGGGCACCCTGCCCACCCTGTGGGGGGACGACGAGCGGTACGTCGCCGGCTACCTGTCCGCCTTCCCCGGCGCGTACCTCACCGGGGACGGCGGCTTCGTCGACACCGACGGCTACCTGTTCGTCATGGGGCGCACCGACGACGTCATCAACGTGGCCGGGCACCGGCTGTCGACCGGGGCGATGGAGGCCGTGCTCGCGGGACACCCCGCGGTGGCCGAGTGCGCCGTCATCGGCGTCCACGACGAGCTCAAGGGCCAGGTGCCCCGTGGCTTCGTGGTGCTCAAGGCCGGGGTCGTCGTCGACCACGAGCGGCTGCGAGCCGAGCTGGTCCAGTCGGTTCGTGATCAGATCGGGGCCGTTGCGGCGCTCCGCGAGATCGACGTGGTGGCGGCGCTGCCCAAGACCCGCTCGGGGAAGATCCTGCGCAAGGCGATGCGCGGCATCGCCGACGGGCACGAGGAGCCGGTGCCCTCCACGATCGAGGATCCGGCGGTGCTCGACGCGCTGCGTGACGTGCTGTCCCGCTGA